A single region of the Brassica rapa cultivar Chiifu-401-42 chromosome A03, CAAS_Brap_v3.01, whole genome shotgun sequence genome encodes:
- the LOC103855965 gene encoding protein DGS1, mitochondrial isoform X3: MADVLSNLHDIQKSLEFWQSRAEGSNARKAYFMVFERGPVAFVDESVKLVRKGLSEEDSAMQHLCQSSSSHMLDRMRVLMELRSSLASFLAQLYVELDKRGEDLLKNPEKSLPSLLVVIDRLFSNLEGSFSHLHAARESDSSIDGSYSMPLVFDRLPEVNEEGSQWTDCELTDAINLVHKNLEKLNSYLSVMVGKHRKPRRMTLYWVRYTCGAVGISVFSIWLLRHSSLMGSSDIENWIHDAKEATVSFFSDHVEQPLLAIRDELFDTFRKRHKGVMEAEEVQLTQDSLHRMLRNFCEQATPEKVSDNATDQEMLEVVMHRYEKELVHPIHNLLSGELARGMLIQVQKLKLDIETAMLELEQILRANEINFAILAALPAFFLSLGMLALLRTWLKQDSKAQGRGRIARIHRRLLVVEIEKRIMQYQSYVEQGRDKDAETVFGLLIYSLERLYRVVETPAKTSGEWDLVKQDLIELGRPQQETSYKLTVTQRLTTVYDCLLPSLKRQ, translated from the exons ATGGCTGACGTTCTCTCCAACTTGCATGATATCCAGAAGAGTTTGGAGTTTTGGCAATCTAGAGCTGAG GGCTCTAATGCTCGGAAAGCTTACTTCATGGTTTTTGAGAGAGGACCTGTAGCTTTTGTTGATGAGAGTGTGAAGCTCGTCCGCAAAGGTCTTAGTGAGGAGGATTCTGCTATGCAGCATCTTTGTCAGTCGTCTTCGTCTCATATGTTAGATAGGATGAGGGTTTTGATGGAGTTGAGATCTTCACTCGCTTCCTTTCTTGCTCAG CTTTATGTTGAGTTGGATAAGCGTGGTGAAGATCTTTTGAAAAATCCGGAGAAGTCACTGCCGTCGTTGTTGGTTGTTATTGATCGATTGTTTTCGAATTTGGAGGGCTCTTTCAGCCATTTACATGCTGCACGCGAG TCTGATTCTTCTATTGATGGAAGTTACTCAATGCCTCTTGTCTTTGATCGACTGCCTGAGGTTAATGAAGAAGGATCCCAGTGGACTGATTGTGAACTTACCGATGCGATCAATCTGGTTCATAAGAATTTGGAGAAACTTAACTCATATTTATCAGTTATG GTAGGCAAACATCGAAAACCAAGGAGGATGACCCTGTACTGGGTCCGATATACATGTGGTGCAGTTGGGATTTCTGTCTTTTCTATATGGCTACTACGCCACAGTAGTTTGATGGGAAGTTCTGACATCGAGAATTGGATTCATGATGCAAAAGAGGCAACCGTGAGCTTCTTCAGTGATCATGTTGAGCAACCG CTGCTTGCCATTAGGGATGAGCTTTTTGATACTTTCCGGAAAAGACACAAGGGTGTCATGGAAGCTGAAGAAGTGCAGCTGACGCAAGACTCACTGCATAG AATGCTGAGGAATTTCTGCGAGCAGGCTACGCCTGAAAAGGTATCAGACAATGCAACGGATCAGGAGATGCTTGAAGTTGTTATGCACCG GTATGAAAAGGAACTTGTGCACCCTATACACAACCTCCTTAGCGGAGAGCTTGCCCGGGGTATGCTTATCCAG GTCCAGAAGCTTAAACTGGATATAGAAAC AGCCATGCTGGAACTGGAACAGATACTTCGTGCGAATGAGATAAACTTTGCCATTCTAGCTGCATTACCTGCATTCTTTCTCAGCCTTGGTATGCTCGCATTGCTTCGGACATGGCTTAAACAG GATAGCAAAGCTCAAGGACGCGGAAGGATTGCGCGTATTCACAGGAGGCTACTCGTCGTTGAAATTGAAAAGAGAATCATGCAGTATCAGAGCTACGTTGAACAAGGACGT GATAAGGATGCAGAAACCGTATTCGGTTTGCTGATATACAGCCTTGAGCGTTTGTACCGGGTTGTTGAGACTCCTGCAAAAACTAGCGGCGAGTGGGATCT AGTGAAACAAGATCTGATCGAGTTAGGAAGGCCACAGCAGGAAACGTCGTACAAGCTAACTGTGACACAGCGACTTACTACTGTTTACGACTGCTTGCTTCCCTCTCTGAAGCGACAATAA
- the LOC103855965 gene encoding protein DGS1, mitochondrial isoform X1, with product MDSQPPANGSSPSTIGGDLWNRVASLIPTSDSIFPGKFSSLYRQTFAKKRHISFPLPLPSNISADTSRIYVALEEIMADVLSNLHDIQKSLEFWQSRAEGSNARKAYFMVFERGPVAFVDESVKLVRKGLSEEDSAMQHLCQSSSSHMLDRMRVLMELRSSLASFLAQLYVELDKRGEDLLKNPEKSLPSLLVVIDRLFSNLEGSFSHLHAARESDSSIDGSYSMPLVFDRLPEVNEEGSQWTDCELTDAINLVHKNLEKLNSYLSVMVGKHRKPRRMTLYWVRYTCGAVGISVFSIWLLRHSSLMGSSDIENWIHDAKEATVSFFSDHVEQPLLAIRDELFDTFRKRHKGVMEAEEVQLTQDSLHRMLRNFCEQATPEKVSDNATDQEMLEVVMHRYEKELVHPIHNLLSGELARGMLIQVQKLKLDIETAMLELEQILRANEINFAILAALPAFFLSLGMLALLRTWLKQDSKAQGRGRIARIHRRLLVVEIEKRIMQYQSYVEQGRDKDAETVFGLLIYSLERLYRVVETPAKTSGEWDLVKQDLIELGRPQQETSYKLTVTQRLTTVYDCLLPSLKRQ from the exons ATGGATTCTCAACCTCCGGCGAACGGGTCCTCCCCGTCGACGATCGGAGGAGACCTTTGGAATCGCGTCGCCTCCTTGATTCCAACTTCCGATTCCATTTTCCCCGGAAAATTCTCCAGTCTCTATCGCCAAACCTTCGCCAAGAAACGACATATCTCTTTTCCTCTTCCTCTACC CAGCAACATCTCGGCGGATACGTCTAGGATCTACGTTGCGTTGGAGGAGATAATGGCTGACGTTCTCTCCAACTTGCATGATATCCAGAAGAGTTTGGAGTTTTGGCAATCTAGAGCTGAG GGCTCTAATGCTCGGAAAGCTTACTTCATGGTTTTTGAGAGAGGACCTGTAGCTTTTGTTGATGAGAGTGTGAAGCTCGTCCGCAAAGGTCTTAGTGAGGAGGATTCTGCTATGCAGCATCTTTGTCAGTCGTCTTCGTCTCATATGTTAGATAGGATGAGGGTTTTGATGGAGTTGAGATCTTCACTCGCTTCCTTTCTTGCTCAG CTTTATGTTGAGTTGGATAAGCGTGGTGAAGATCTTTTGAAAAATCCGGAGAAGTCACTGCCGTCGTTGTTGGTTGTTATTGATCGATTGTTTTCGAATTTGGAGGGCTCTTTCAGCCATTTACATGCTGCACGCGAG TCTGATTCTTCTATTGATGGAAGTTACTCAATGCCTCTTGTCTTTGATCGACTGCCTGAGGTTAATGAAGAAGGATCCCAGTGGACTGATTGTGAACTTACCGATGCGATCAATCTGGTTCATAAGAATTTGGAGAAACTTAACTCATATTTATCAGTTATG GTAGGCAAACATCGAAAACCAAGGAGGATGACCCTGTACTGGGTCCGATATACATGTGGTGCAGTTGGGATTTCTGTCTTTTCTATATGGCTACTACGCCACAGTAGTTTGATGGGAAGTTCTGACATCGAGAATTGGATTCATGATGCAAAAGAGGCAACCGTGAGCTTCTTCAGTGATCATGTTGAGCAACCG CTGCTTGCCATTAGGGATGAGCTTTTTGATACTTTCCGGAAAAGACACAAGGGTGTCATGGAAGCTGAAGAAGTGCAGCTGACGCAAGACTCACTGCATAG AATGCTGAGGAATTTCTGCGAGCAGGCTACGCCTGAAAAGGTATCAGACAATGCAACGGATCAGGAGATGCTTGAAGTTGTTATGCACCG GTATGAAAAGGAACTTGTGCACCCTATACACAACCTCCTTAGCGGAGAGCTTGCCCGGGGTATGCTTATCCAG GTCCAGAAGCTTAAACTGGATATAGAAAC AGCCATGCTGGAACTGGAACAGATACTTCGTGCGAATGAGATAAACTTTGCCATTCTAGCTGCATTACCTGCATTCTTTCTCAGCCTTGGTATGCTCGCATTGCTTCGGACATGGCTTAAACAG GATAGCAAAGCTCAAGGACGCGGAAGGATTGCGCGTATTCACAGGAGGCTACTCGTCGTTGAAATTGAAAAGAGAATCATGCAGTATCAGAGCTACGTTGAACAAGGACGT GATAAGGATGCAGAAACCGTATTCGGTTTGCTGATATACAGCCTTGAGCGTTTGTACCGGGTTGTTGAGACTCCTGCAAAAACTAGCGGCGAGTGGGATCT AGTGAAACAAGATCTGATCGAGTTAGGAAGGCCACAGCAGGAAACGTCGTACAAGCTAACTGTGACACAGCGACTTACTACTGTTTACGACTGCTTGCTTCCCTCTCTGAAGCGACAATAA
- the LOC117133064 gene encoding uncharacterized protein LOC117133064, producing MDASKCKIRESSSASILYHNSALDYRLRPGGLVFNVIRRSLPQKHWAPLVWHKASVPRHSTTTWLFILNRNPTFDRLVSWNVDLEPICLLCGEGDESRNHLFFECSFSGVVWRSMLRRFHLPSVPLVWTDILLWLPNAHSDSMVKLAILQVWQAAIYELWNERNRRLHDGLTLPPVRIMGYISAALRDKCSALLSLSHPLGPRLAQFWFDPP from the exons ATGGACGCTTCCAAATGCAAGATCAGAGAATCTAGTTCTGCTTCTATCCTATATCACAACTCTGCACTTGACTACAGGCTCAGACCAGGCGGTTTG GTTTTCAACGTTATCAGAAGGTCATTGCCTCAAAAGCATTGGGCTCCTTTGGTGTGGCATAAGGCTTCAGTTCCTAGGCATTCAACTACTACTTGGCTATTTATTCTAAATAGAAATCCAACCTTTGATCGCCTTGTCTCTTGGAATGTTGATCTGGAACCTATTTGTTTGTTATGTGGAGAAGGAGATGAATCGCGCAATCATCTATTCTTTGAATGCTCTTTCTCTGGAGTGGTGTGGCGATCAATGCTTCGGAGGTTTCACTTGCCTTCAGTGCCCCTGGTGTGGACTGATATCTTGTTATGGCTCCCTAATGCCCACTCGGATTCTATGGTTAAACTGGCAATTCTTCAAGTATGGCAGGCTGCTATCTATGAGCTCTGGAATGAGAGGAATAGACGGTTACATGACGGTTTGACGCTGCCGCCTGTTCGTATAATGGGATACATATCTGCTGCTCTAAGAGATAAATGCTCAGCCTTACTGTCCCTTAGCCATCCCTTAGGTCCTCGCCTTGCTCAGTTCTGGTTCGATCCCCCATAA
- the LOC103855967 gene encoding aspartic proteinase A3, whose product MAERKESKMKDSRKHLHHTDIYSCSLSAIPVKRGVSTQYSVRAGKKTEVRYGTGSLKGFMSNDAVEIGGLRIKQQAFIEATEAPGRRIYERPWDGIFGLSGLSKSTITGARPIWRTMMDEGVVTKKVFSIWLRRYSDSAEDGGEIVFGGIDQEHFTGAHTYVHAEGLLNKFMMYSFFVGKIDTKVCSKGCKVVVDTGSTYIRGPPNSIVKINKQIGVAADCSNYDKLSEVISFTIAAKTFTLTPRDYIERKNGKCKSVFSDAVTDFWQLGTPFIRAFHTVWDYQTPGTVKVGFAKSK is encoded by the exons ATGGCTGAAAGAAAAGAATCCAAAATGAAAGACTCGAGAAAACACTTGCACCATACGGACATCTACTCCTGCTCCCTCTCGGCCATACCTGtaaaaagaggggtgagtacaCAATACTCAGTGAGGGCAG GGAAGAAAACAGAAGTCAGATACGGAACAGGTTCTCTGAAGGGGTTCATGAGCAACGATGCGGTAGAGATAGGCGGGTTACGCATCAAGCAGCAAGCGTTCATCGAGGCAACTGAAGCTCCGGGTAGACGGATTTACGAAAGGCCATGGGATGGCATATTTGGACTTTCAGGCCTATCCAAATCGACCATCACAGGAGCTCGTCCCATCTGGAGAACGATGATGGATGAAGGAGTGGTTACAAAGAAAGTGTTCTCGATATGGCTTCGACGGTACAGTGATTCTGCTGAAGATGGTGGGGAGATAGTCTTTGGAGGTATAGACCAAGAGCACTTCACGGGAGCTCATACCTACGTTCATGCTGAAGGGCTGCTTAACAAATTTATGATGTACTCCTTTTTTGTGGGCAAAATTGACACGAAAGTTTGCTCCAAGGGATGCAAAGTTGTTGTGGATACGGGGAGTACATACATTCGTGGTCCACCG AATTCGATCGTCAAGATTAATAAGCAAATCGGAGTAGCAGCAGACTGCTCTAATTATGACAAGCTGTCTGAAGTTATAAGTTTCACAATAGCTGCAAAGACTTTTACCCTCACACCACGCGAT TACATTGAGAGAAAGAATGGGAAATGCAAGAGTGTATTCTCGGATGCCGTAACTGATTTCTG GCAACTTGGTACGCCATTCATTCGAGCATTTCATACTGTTTGGGACTACCAGACTCCCGGAACTGTTAAAGTTGGATTCGCCAAatccaaataa
- the LOC103855965 gene encoding protein DGS1, mitochondrial isoform X2, which produces MDSQPPANGSSPSTIGGDLWNRVASLIPTSDSIFPGKFSSLYRQTFAKKRHISFPLPLPNISADTSRIYVALEEIMADVLSNLHDIQKSLEFWQSRAEGSNARKAYFMVFERGPVAFVDESVKLVRKGLSEEDSAMQHLCQSSSSHMLDRMRVLMELRSSLASFLAQLYVELDKRGEDLLKNPEKSLPSLLVVIDRLFSNLEGSFSHLHAARESDSSIDGSYSMPLVFDRLPEVNEEGSQWTDCELTDAINLVHKNLEKLNSYLSVMVGKHRKPRRMTLYWVRYTCGAVGISVFSIWLLRHSSLMGSSDIENWIHDAKEATVSFFSDHVEQPLLAIRDELFDTFRKRHKGVMEAEEVQLTQDSLHRMLRNFCEQATPEKVSDNATDQEMLEVVMHRYEKELVHPIHNLLSGELARGMLIQVQKLKLDIETAMLELEQILRANEINFAILAALPAFFLSLGMLALLRTWLKQDSKAQGRGRIARIHRRLLVVEIEKRIMQYQSYVEQGRDKDAETVFGLLIYSLERLYRVVETPAKTSGEWDLVKQDLIELGRPQQETSYKLTVTQRLTTVYDCLLPSLKRQ; this is translated from the exons ATGGATTCTCAACCTCCGGCGAACGGGTCCTCCCCGTCGACGATCGGAGGAGACCTTTGGAATCGCGTCGCCTCCTTGATTCCAACTTCCGATTCCATTTTCCCCGGAAAATTCTCCAGTCTCTATCGCCAAACCTTCGCCAAGAAACGACATATCTCTTTTCCTCTTCCTCTACC CAACATCTCGGCGGATACGTCTAGGATCTACGTTGCGTTGGAGGAGATAATGGCTGACGTTCTCTCCAACTTGCATGATATCCAGAAGAGTTTGGAGTTTTGGCAATCTAGAGCTGAG GGCTCTAATGCTCGGAAAGCTTACTTCATGGTTTTTGAGAGAGGACCTGTAGCTTTTGTTGATGAGAGTGTGAAGCTCGTCCGCAAAGGTCTTAGTGAGGAGGATTCTGCTATGCAGCATCTTTGTCAGTCGTCTTCGTCTCATATGTTAGATAGGATGAGGGTTTTGATGGAGTTGAGATCTTCACTCGCTTCCTTTCTTGCTCAG CTTTATGTTGAGTTGGATAAGCGTGGTGAAGATCTTTTGAAAAATCCGGAGAAGTCACTGCCGTCGTTGTTGGTTGTTATTGATCGATTGTTTTCGAATTTGGAGGGCTCTTTCAGCCATTTACATGCTGCACGCGAG TCTGATTCTTCTATTGATGGAAGTTACTCAATGCCTCTTGTCTTTGATCGACTGCCTGAGGTTAATGAAGAAGGATCCCAGTGGACTGATTGTGAACTTACCGATGCGATCAATCTGGTTCATAAGAATTTGGAGAAACTTAACTCATATTTATCAGTTATG GTAGGCAAACATCGAAAACCAAGGAGGATGACCCTGTACTGGGTCCGATATACATGTGGTGCAGTTGGGATTTCTGTCTTTTCTATATGGCTACTACGCCACAGTAGTTTGATGGGAAGTTCTGACATCGAGAATTGGATTCATGATGCAAAAGAGGCAACCGTGAGCTTCTTCAGTGATCATGTTGAGCAACCG CTGCTTGCCATTAGGGATGAGCTTTTTGATACTTTCCGGAAAAGACACAAGGGTGTCATGGAAGCTGAAGAAGTGCAGCTGACGCAAGACTCACTGCATAG AATGCTGAGGAATTTCTGCGAGCAGGCTACGCCTGAAAAGGTATCAGACAATGCAACGGATCAGGAGATGCTTGAAGTTGTTATGCACCG GTATGAAAAGGAACTTGTGCACCCTATACACAACCTCCTTAGCGGAGAGCTTGCCCGGGGTATGCTTATCCAG GTCCAGAAGCTTAAACTGGATATAGAAAC AGCCATGCTGGAACTGGAACAGATACTTCGTGCGAATGAGATAAACTTTGCCATTCTAGCTGCATTACCTGCATTCTTTCTCAGCCTTGGTATGCTCGCATTGCTTCGGACATGGCTTAAACAG GATAGCAAAGCTCAAGGACGCGGAAGGATTGCGCGTATTCACAGGAGGCTACTCGTCGTTGAAATTGAAAAGAGAATCATGCAGTATCAGAGCTACGTTGAACAAGGACGT GATAAGGATGCAGAAACCGTATTCGGTTTGCTGATATACAGCCTTGAGCGTTTGTACCGGGTTGTTGAGACTCCTGCAAAAACTAGCGGCGAGTGGGATCT AGTGAAACAAGATCTGATCGAGTTAGGAAGGCCACAGCAGGAAACGTCGTACAAGCTAACTGTGACACAGCGACTTACTACTGTTTACGACTGCTTGCTTCCCTCTCTGAAGCGACAATAA